The sequence below is a genomic window from Cyanobium sp. ATX 6F1.
AGCGATCTGATCGTGATGGGCTCCAGGGGCCTGGGGCGCCTGCAGTCGATCCTCAGCAACAGCGCCAGCCAATACGTCTTCCAGCTCTCCACACGGCCGATGTTGCTGGTGCGGGACGACCTCTACGTGCGCCACATCAACCGCGTTGCGGTGGCCATCGACGGCACCGGCGTTGGCGATGACGCCCTGCGCCTGGCCTGCGAGCTGGTCAAGGACATCCCCGGCGGCAGCCTCACCGGGATCCACATCACCCGTCAGGACGTGACCCCCTCCCGCGGGGGCAAAACCCCTGCCGATGAGGTGCTGGAGAAGGCGGTCCAGCGGGCCCGCAGCTTCGGCGTGGAGCTCAAGCCCTTGCACCGCAGCGGCGATGTGGGTCGTACCTTCTGCGCCGCGGCCGAGGAACTCAAGGCCGATCTGGTGGTGATCGCCTCCCAGGACCGTCGCCCTCTGGTGGCCAAGGGGCTGGTGGACATCGACCGGCTCCTGGGCAGCTCCGTGAGCGATTACATCCGTGTCCACGCCCCGACGCCCGTGCTGGTGGTGCGCGAACCCGAGGGCCGCCGCTGACGGGGCAGGCCACCCACGGTGGGGAGTCAGCTCTGACGGCTGCTGGTCTGGATGTAAAGAACGATCAGGAAGACGGCTGGCACCAGAACGAACAGCAGGCTGGCGACGAAGCCGAGATCGTTGGTTTCCATTGCTGTTGACCGGAGCAACGGGACCGTATCACCGGCACCAGGGCGCTTTTGGCCCCGCTTCACCGCTCGTTGCGGTTTGGACGGTCAACCCGCATCACGTCCATCGGATTCAGCCACAGCGGGCTAGGCCGATGGGTCGGTGGCTTCGGCGGACTGGGATTCCTCAACCCCCTCCGGCTCGCTCACCTCGGGCCACTCCGTGGGGCCCTCGGCCAACGGAGCCTGGCGGGCCGCCTCCAGACGGGCGGCGCCATCGGCCAGACCCACCTGGGGCCGTGTCAGCACCGTCACCGATTTCAGCACCAGGGTCTGGCAGGCCAGGCGCCAGTCCTGGGGGCGCTTGCGCAGTTTCTGATCCTCCACTGCCGTGCGGTCGCTCAAGGCGCCAGGGGCAGCTTCGGCCACCACACCCACGAAACAGGTGATGCATTGGCCACAGCCGTTGCAGTTGCCGAGCTTGCCCTTGAGCCCGTAGATCTCCACACCCTGGCGCAGGGCCACATCGCGCAGGTTCTCGCCGGGATAACACTCCACCTCAAGGCCCTCACGAACAAAACGGATCACGGGCATGGCGGCAAGGGCAGGCGAACCGACATTCTGAGACCCCAGGTTGCGATTTGTAACCACCACGGCACGGCGCAGTATCCCCGCAGAAAGGCTCCCGCACGGCCATCGCCATCACGTCACGTTTCAGCTGAGGAGATCGGTGGACCTTGGGTGATCGATACCCCCTACCATCGCCAGCACGGATCGATCCTTCCTTCGCGTCGATCGTTCTGCTGTCGTGGCATCCACCACGCAGCCGTTTGTTTCCCCGGACCTAACCCCCATGGGATTGCCCTGGTATCGGGTGCACACGGTCGTCATCAACGACCCGGGCCGCTTGTTGGCCGTGCACCTCATGCACACCGCTCTGGTAGCTGGCTGGGCCGGCTCCATGGCGCTCTACGAGCTCGCGATCTTCGACCCTTCCGACCAGGTCCTCAACCCCATGTGGCGCCAGGGCATGTTCGTCATGCCCTTCATGGCCCGCCTGGGCGTCACCAGCAGCTGGGGGGGCTGGAGCGTCACCGGTGAAACCGGCTTGGATCCAGGCTTCTGGAGCTTCGAGGGTGTGGCCGCCGCCCACATCGTTTTCAGCGGCCTGCTTTTCCTGGCCGCCATCTGGCACTGGACCTATTGGGATCTGGAGATCTGGCAGGACCCCCGCACCGGTGAACCAGCCCTCGATCTGCCCAAGATCTTCGGCATCCACCTACTGCTGGCCGGTCTGGCCTGCTTCGGTTTCGGTGCCTTCCACCTCACCGGCGTCTTCGGTCCGGGCATGTGGGTCTCGGATCCCTACGGACTGACCGGTCACCTGGAAGCGGTTCAACCGTCCTGGGGTGCTGAGGGGTTCAACCCCTTCAACCCTGGCGGCATCGTGGCCCACCACATCGCCGCCGGCATCGTCGGGATCATCGCCGGCATCTTCCACATCACCACACGGCCACCGGAGCGGCTTTACAAGGCCCTGCGCATGGGCAACATCGAAACGGTGCTGGCCAGCGCCATTGCCGCCGTGTTCTTTGCCGCCTTCATCGTCGCAGGGACCATGTGGTACGGCGCTGCGGCGACGCCTGTGGAGTTGTTCGGGCCCACCCGCTACCAGTGGGATCAGAGCTACTTCAAAACCGAGATCAACCGCCGCGTTCAGACCGCTCTCGACGGAGGAGCCACCAAGGCCGAGGCCTATGGCGCCATCCCTGAAAAGCTGGCCTTCTACGACTACGTCGGCAACAGCCCCGCCAAAGGCGGCCTGTTCCGGGTTGGTCCGATGGTCAACGGTGACGGCCTCCCCACGGGCTGGCTGGGCCACATCAGTTTCACCGACAAAGCAGGCCGTGACCTTGAGGTCCGCAGGCTGCCCAACTTCTTCGAGAACTTCCCTGTGGTTCTCCTCGATCAAGACGGCATCGTGCGCGCCGACATCCCCTTCCGCCGTTCGGAAGCGAAGTACTCCTTCGAGCAGACCGGTGTAACCGCCACCATCTACGGGGGAGCCCTGGGCGGCCAGACCTTCACCGATCCAGCTGATGTCAAGCGGTTGGCCCGCAAGGCCCTGTTGGGTGAAGCGTTCGAATTCGATCGCGAGCGCTACCACTCCGATGGCACCTTCCGCAGCTCACCGCGCGGCTGGTTCACCTTCGGCCATGCCACCTTCGCGCTGCTGTTCTTCTTCGGCCACATCTGGCACGGAGCACGAACCCTCTACCGCGACGTGTTCGCCGGCATCGATCCCGATCTTGGCGAGCAGGTGGAATTCGGTCTGTTCCAGAAACTGGGCGACCGTTCCACCCGGCGCCTTCCCGAGGGCTACGTGCCCCCGGCCGGCACCACCCTCAGTTGATCGCCAGTTCCTCGAGGTAACCCAATGGAGAGCTTCGCCTACATCTTGATCCTCGCCCTTGCGATCTCGACCCTGTTCTTCGCGATCGCGTTCCGCGATCCCCCGAAGATCGGCAAGTGATCCCTGCTTGAGGATCCCCCCAGCCCCCCGCCTGAGCGAGGGGCTTTTTCATGGCCGCCTGCAGCCCGTCCAACGGCCTCCAAGGCCCCGTTGCCCCTGAAACCTCGCCAGGGCTTGGGCGGGGAGATTCCGCCCTGAAGCGGAGCGTTTGGGCGCCGGAACGACGAAACCCATTGCGGCGGAAGTCTTCTCAATTGGCAAATGTCTGTCTAGAATTGTTGAGCTTGCGCGTTAACCAAGGGATGCAATGTCCCTCCTGCCAACACACCGACAGCCGCGTTCTTGAGTCCCGTTCCGCGGACTCAGGCCGAAGTGTGCGGCGACGGCGCGAATGCCTGAACTGTGAGCACCGGTTCACCACCTACGAACGCGTCGAAACGGTTCCGGTCACGGTGATCAAACGCAATGGCAGCCGCGAAACCTTCAACCGCGCCAAGCTCCTCCATGGCCTGCTGAGGGCTTGCGAGAAGACGGGCCTCGAACCGGCCCGCCTGGAGGGCGTCGTCGATGACATCGAAGTGGTGCTGCAGCAACGCAGCGGCCGGGAGGTGAGCAGCGGTGAGATCGGCGAACTGGTGCTCCAGGAACTCAGCGAGATGAGCGAGGTGGCCTATGTGCGCTTCGCCTCCGTCTACCGCCAGTTCAAAGGCGTCAGCGATTTCGTCGCCACCCTCGAAGGCCTGAGCCGCAGGCCCGGCAAATCCCGCAAGGGCTCATCCAACGGCAACACCCTGGCCGCCGTGGGCTGAAGGCCTGTCTGCTTTGTATAGTCAAACGTTCTGCATGCCCTGTCGGCGGACAGGCGCGCGGATTCCTTCGACCTGCCCTAGGCAGTCCGCCAACGCCCCATGACCCTGACCCCTTCCGACACCAGCACCACGGTCGATCTCGACATGGTGATCGAAGACGCGGCCGATCTCGACCTGGCCTTCACGGAAGAGGTTCCCACCGCCGATGACCCCAGCAGCCGTGCGGCGGCCCGTGACAGCGACGGTGTGGGGTTCACCCGCGACGAATTCGCCGCGCTGCTCAGCAAGTACGACTACAACTTCAAACCCGGCGACGTGGTGAAGGGCACCGTGTTCGCCATGGAGCCCAAGGGCGCCATGATCGACATCGGCGCCAAGACCGCCGCCTTCATGCCGATGCCGGAGGTGTCGATCAACCGGGTCGAGGCCCTCAGCGACGTGCTGCAGCCCGGCGAGGTCCGTGAGTTCTTCATCATGAGTGAGGAGAACGAGGACGGCCAGCTGTCGCTCTCGATTCGCCGCATCGAGTACCAGCGGGCCTGGGAGCGCGTGCGTCAGCTCCAGAAGGAAGACGCCACCATCTACAGCGAAGTGTTCGCCACCAACCGGGGCGGTGCCCTGGTGCGGGTGGAAGGCCTGCGGGGCTTCATCCCCGGCAGCCACATCAGCACCCGCAAGCCCAAGGAAGATCTGGT
It includes:
- the psbM gene encoding photosystem II reaction center protein PsbM — translated: METNDLGFVASLLFVLVPAVFLIVLYIQTSSRQS
- a CDS encoding universal stress protein, whose protein sequence is MFRNVLIADSGKGHVEEMVRMLSAIPVFRQARLNLLHVVPEQAGENFQEHWQNAAGLVAEAVKRLGLDPSEINTIIRQGDTKQTVLKVADELDSDLIVMGSRGLGRLQSILSNSASQYVFQLSTRPMLLVRDDLYVRHINRVAVAIDGTGVGDDALRLACELVKDIPGGSLTGIHITRQDVTPSRGGKTPADEVLEKAVQRARSFGVELKPLHRSGDVGRTFCAAAEELKADLVVIASQDRRPLVAKGLVDIDRLLGSSVSDYIRVHAPTPVLVVREPEGRR
- a CDS encoding 30S ribosomal protein S1; this translates as MTLTPSDTSTTVDLDMVIEDAADLDLAFTEEVPTADDPSSRAAARDSDGVGFTRDEFAALLSKYDYNFKPGDVVKGTVFAMEPKGAMIDIGAKTAAFMPMPEVSINRVEALSDVLQPGEVREFFIMSEENEDGQLSLSIRRIEYQRAWERVRQLQKEDATIYSEVFATNRGGALVRVEGLRGFIPGSHISTRKPKEDLVADFLPLKFLEVDEERNRLVLSHRRALVERKMNRLEVGEVVIGTVRGIKPYGAFIDIGGVSGLLHISEISHEHIETPHTVLNVNDQMKVMIIDLDAERGRISLSTKALEPEPGDMLTDPAKVFEKAEEMAARYKQMLLEQAEENEPMGVTLD
- a CDS encoding 2Fe-2S iron-sulfur cluster-binding protein is translated as MPVIRFVREGLEVECYPGENLRDVALRQGVEIYGLKGKLGNCNGCGQCITCFVGVVAEAAPGALSDRTAVEDQKLRKRPQDWRLACQTLVLKSVTVLTRPQVGLADGAARLEAARQAPLAEGPTEWPEVSEPEGVEESQSAEATDPSA
- the psbB gene encoding photosystem II chlorophyll-binding protein CP47, translated to MGLPWYRVHTVVINDPGRLLAVHLMHTALVAGWAGSMALYELAIFDPSDQVLNPMWRQGMFVMPFMARLGVTSSWGGWSVTGETGLDPGFWSFEGVAAAHIVFSGLLFLAAIWHWTYWDLEIWQDPRTGEPALDLPKIFGIHLLLAGLACFGFGAFHLTGVFGPGMWVSDPYGLTGHLEAVQPSWGAEGFNPFNPGGIVAHHIAAGIVGIIAGIFHITTRPPERLYKALRMGNIETVLASAIAAVFFAAFIVAGTMWYGAAATPVELFGPTRYQWDQSYFKTEINRRVQTALDGGATKAEAYGAIPEKLAFYDYVGNSPAKGGLFRVGPMVNGDGLPTGWLGHISFTDKAGRDLEVRRLPNFFENFPVVLLDQDGIVRADIPFRRSEAKYSFEQTGVTATIYGGALGGQTFTDPADVKRLARKALLGEAFEFDRERYHSDGTFRSSPRGWFTFGHATFALLFFFGHIWHGARTLYRDVFAGIDPDLGEQVEFGLFQKLGDRSTRRLPEGYVPPAGTTLS
- a CDS encoding photosystem II reaction center protein T, with translation MESFAYILILALAISTLFFAIAFRDPPKIGK
- the nrdR gene encoding transcriptional regulator NrdR gives rise to the protein MQCPSCQHTDSRVLESRSADSGRSVRRRRECLNCEHRFTTYERVETVPVTVIKRNGSRETFNRAKLLHGLLRACEKTGLEPARLEGVVDDIEVVLQQRSGREVSSGEIGELVLQELSEMSEVAYVRFASVYRQFKGVSDFVATLEGLSRRPGKSRKGSSNGNTLAAVG